The following DNA comes from Ricinus communis isolate WT05 ecotype wild-type chromosome 10, ASM1957865v1, whole genome shotgun sequence.
CGTTCATAATTGTTTAACCCAGTCTGGACTCGAGCTTGACTCGGTTatcttaaattctttaatcaGTCTTTACTCAAAATGTGGTGAATTGAATAGTgcaaatgatatttttataagtatgggtaataaaagagatttggtttCCTGGAGtgctttgatttcttgttATGCTACTAATGGATTAGAATTTGACGCTATCAGGGTTTATATTGATATGCTTGTTTCTGGGTTCTTTCCTAATGAGTATTGTTACTCTGCTGTTATTAAGGCTTGTTCGAATCGAGAGAATTTTTCATATGGGGAAATAATTTTTGGGTCTTTGATAAAATGTGGATATTTGAACTCTCATGTATGCGTTGGGTGTGCCTTGATTGACATGTATGCCAAAGGGTGTGGTGATGTTGAGGGAGCGTGTAAAGTGTTTGATAATATGTCCGAGAGAAATATTGTTACTTGGACTTTGATGATAAGTAGGTTTCAACAATTGGGTTATTATAGAGATGCTATTGATTTGTTTAATCATATGATTTTTAGTGGGTTTATGCCGGATAATTATACATTGAGTGGGGTTGTTTCGGCTTGTGCGGAACTGGGATTGTTATCGTTGGGGAAAGAATTGCATTCTTGGGCTATAAAGTCAGGATTGGTTTATGATGTTTGTGTGGGCTGTAGTTTGGTGGATATGTATGCTAAGTGCGCGGTGGATGGATCTTTGGATGATTCTAGAAAGGTGTTTGATAGGATGACAAATCATAATGTAATGTCATGGACTGCAATTATTACAGGGTATGTGCAGAATGGAAGGAGTGACATGGAAGCTACTGAACTATTCCTTGAAATGATTGAGGGACATGTGAAACCAAACCATTTCACTTTTTCTAGCATTCTTAAGGCTTGTGCAAATCTTTCTGATCTGCATTTAGGTGAACAGTTTTATGCCCATGCGGTCAAATTGGGGTTCGCGTCAGTTAATTGTGTGGGAAATTCTCTTATTAGCATGTATTCTCGATGTGATAACATGGAAAATGCTAGGAAAGCTTTCGATGTGCTGTTTGAGAAGAATTTGGTTTCCTACAACACCATTGTTGACGCGTACGCAAAGGGTTTGAATTCTGAAGAAGCATTTGAACTCTTTAATGAAATTGAAGATACAGGGTTTGTGGTTAATGCTTTTACATTTGCTAGCCTTTTGAGCGGAGCTTCTAGCATTGGTGCAATTGGTAAGGGTGAGCAAATCCATGCTCGGATACTGAAATCAGATTTTAAGACAAACCTTCACATTTCTAATGCATTGATCTCTATGTACTCTAGATGTGGTGATATAGAAGCTGCTTTCCAAGTTTTTAATGGGATGGGAGATCGCAATGTCATCTCTTGGACTTCGATGATCACAGGCTATGCAAAACATGGATTTGCTGTCAGGGCTTTGGAGACGTTCCACAAAATGCTAGAGACAGGTGTGAAGCCAAATGAGATCACATATATTGCTGTTTTATCAGCTTGTAGTCATGTGGGTTTGATATCCGAAGGATGGAAACACTTCAAGTCAATGAAAATGGAACATGGAATTGTTCCAAGGATGGAACATTATGCGTGTATGGTTGATTTACTGGGCCGATCAGGTTGTCTTGAAGAAGCCATGGAGTTCATTAACTCAATGCCTT
Coding sequences within:
- the LOC8258659 gene encoding pentatricopeptide repeat-containing protein At3g49170, chloroplastic gives rise to the protein MMSLTLPTVSPAKLPLKPNNQSSRQNQPPPPPPSSAHSDSHSLNTRLINHLKAGHLSKAIIALDVMTQNNTHPDLITYSLLLKSCIRSNNFQKGKLVHNCLTQSGLELDSVILNSLISLYSKCGELNSANDIFISMGNKRDLVSWSALISCYATNGLEFDAIRVYIDMLVSGFFPNEYCYSAVIKACSNRENFSYGEIIFGSLIKCGYLNSHVCVGCALIDMYAKGCGDVEGACKVFDNMSERNIVTWTLMISRFQQLGYYRDAIDLFNHMIFSGFMPDNYTLSGVVSACAELGLLSLGKELHSWAIKSGLVYDVCVGCSLVDMYAKCAVDGSLDDSRKVFDRMTNHNVMSWTAIITGYVQNGRSDMEATELFLEMIEGHVKPNHFTFSSILKACANLSDLHLGEQFYAHAVKLGFASVNCVGNSLISMYSRCDNMENARKAFDVLFEKNLVSYNTIVDAYAKGLNSEEAFELFNEIEDTGFVVNAFTFASLLSGASSIGAIGKGEQIHARILKSDFKTNLHISNALISMYSRCGDIEAAFQVFNGMGDRNVISWTSMITGYAKHGFAVRALETFHKMLETGVKPNEITYIAVLSACSHVGLISEGWKHFKSMKMEHGIVPRMEHYACMVDLLGRSGCLEEAMEFINSMPFEADPLVLRTFLGACRLYGNIELGKHAAKMILEQDPDDPAAYILLSNLYASAGQWEEVAEVRKNMKKRNLTKEAGCSWIEVENKVHKFYVGDTSHLQAPEIYEELDQLAVKIKELGYVPNTDFVLHDIEEEQKEQYLFQHSEKIAVAFGFISTSKSKPIRVFKNLRVCGDCHTAFKYFSVVKGREIVVRDSNRFHHFKDGKCSCNDYW